From the genome of Eucalyptus grandis isolate ANBG69807.140 chromosome 2, ASM1654582v1, whole genome shotgun sequence, one region includes:
- the LOC104433892 gene encoding Holliday junction resolvase MOC1, chloroplastic, translating into MREKNPRLIRGSKDDGDSIAPSEFTSTHGALPFPFALRPKVSFAAAPRFGSLFCSSAPAANRPQVPILDAPTSRSPDSRKQGVGGSGNGNGNGRIRVKSKSAADAQLKQRWLDSLTCPVAASSGQVGCDGGGLGSDWVIGIDPDLSGALALLKPDESGFSAQVFDSPAVPVLVGKRTRRRLDPKSIVQLLQSLDAPIGTKAYLEQSIPFPNDGKQGWWSGGFGYGLWIGILVSSGFSVVPVASSLWKNVFELSGSGLTKDDSRRVASSLFPSLTDQLKRKKDHGRAEALLIAAYGKGLKLKSDSLCIVEELVS; encoded by the exons ATGCGAGAAAAAAATCCACGACTTATCCGGGGCAGCAAGGATGATGGTGACTCTATTGCTCCTTCAGAGTTTACTTCGACGCACGGAG CCCTCCCCTTCCCCTTCGCTCTCAGGCCCAAAGTCTCCTTCGCCGCCGCGCCCCGCTTCGGCTCGCTCTTCTGTTCCTCCGCTCCCGCCGCGAATCGGCCTCAAGTTCCGATCTTGGACGCGCCCACCTCGCGGAGTCCCGATTCGAGGAAGCAGGGCGTTGGCGGGAGTGGGAATGGGAATGGAAATGGGAGAATTAGGGTTAAGAGTAAGTCCGCCGCCGATGCTCAGCTGAAGCAGAGGTGGTTGGACTCGCTCACTTGCCCTGTCGCCGCCAGTTCCGGGCAGGTGGGTTGTGATGGAGGTGGCTTGGGCTCGGATTGGGTTATCGGCATCGACCCGGATCTCTCGGGTGCGTTGGCGCTCTTGAAACCTGACGAGTCCGGGTTTTCAGCTCAG GTGTTTGATTCTCCTGCTGTTCCAGTACTGGTTGGTAAAAGAACTCGAAGGCGATTGGATCCCAAGTCTATTGTTCAGTTGCTTCAGAGCTTGGATGCTCCCATTG GGACAAAGGCATACTTAGAACAGTCAATTCCATTTCCTAACGATGGTAAACAG GGATGGTGGAGTGGAGGTTTTGGATATGGCTTGTGGATTGGAATCTTAGTTTCGTCCGGATTTTCTGTGGTTCCAGTTGCATCTTCACTGTGGAAAAATGTATTTGAGCTCTCTGGGAGTGGCTTGACAAAG GATGACAGTCGGAGGGTTGCATCAAGTTTGTTTCCTTCTTTAACTGATCAacttaaaaggaagaaagaCCATG